The sequence GGTGAAGGAAAGATATGAGCTGGACTCGGATTGCTTACGAGCCTTTGGTTGAACGGGTGCTAGAGGGCGGAGGCGCAAGTTCCAGGGTTTCTCACACAGTAAACTGAACTACTCGAGAAGAAAGCGAAAGCTCAAAGAAATTTGGTGGAGCAGCTCGGAAGTCGGGAAGTCGGGCTTCGAGATTTTAAATGTCAAATCGGGTATCAGGCATCTGATCGGGCAGGTGCACGTCTGTGTTGGCAGGATAAGCACGGGGTGATAGAATATCACAGTCTGTGGCGGGGCTGTTCTGAGGTCTGAGTTTCTTTAATAATGAGGCAAATCGTGCGcagaaatcgtgaatcgtaatGTAACAAGGCCTGGCTAAATGGCTAAATTGCGTGTTCACGACCCCAGCCAAATAAGCGGGCGCGTTACTGTGTGACTCGGAGCGGGAAATTCGCTCGACGCATCGCATGCGTGATGTGCAAAggccaagtcacgagtcgatATTGACTGGTGGGCAAGCCTCGAAGATAACGAACGGCGGATACTttgagaatcacgaatgggcgCGGATGATTCAGGAAGAAGAccaaaaagaagaaaaaaaaaagaagaaaaaaaggaaaaagcGGCCGCCACACAGCTAAACGTGAAAGGAAGAAGCcgtcacaagtcacgagtgagtgaTTTGAGTGAGTGAGTTACCAACCCTAAGCCATAGTCGTGAGAGTGAGTTGGATCGTCAGTCCAAACGCGTGTTCTGGTTGGTCGAAAATTGTCCAAGATCCGGCCTTGGTTCACAGCTGCCATGCAGGCTACCAGGCAGAGAGGGGGTTAGCAAGCAagcgagtcacgagtcatcAGCTAATCTGTCATTCGTTGGAAGATCTGTTGGTTGATCAGAGATGTGCTCTTATAAGCGCGCACTCACACGATATCTACCCACCTTGCCATCTTTCCCTCACGCATCTCGatttgctgctcagctACGCAACCTCGTAAGCACACGAACCACAGCGCAAAACAACGTCTCAACAGCGAACAGCAATCCTGATCCCTTCCTCCGACCAATCCACGCTAGCAGCATTACCCAAAACCCAAAATGTGTGGCATTCTCGGATGTATCCACCACCCAGACGCTCCGGCGTATCGCGGCAAGATGCTCAACATGTCGCGCTGCATTCGTCACCGTGGCCCCGACTGGTCCGGCTGTGTCGTTACCCAGGAGGAGGGATCCAAGGGTTCCATCCTCTGCCACGAGCGTCTGGCCATTGTAGGTATCTCAACAGGCGCCCAGCCTCTCGTTTCCACCGATGgcaagctcatcctcgctgtCAACGGTGAGATCTACAACCATCGACAGCTGCGCAAGAACTTGAAGGATCAGAACGCCGAATTCAAGACAGAATCCGATTGCGAGGTCATTCTGCATCTCTACCGCGAGCACGGCTCCGACTttgtcaagatgctcgacggCATGTTCTCTTTCATTCTGCtcgacaccaccaccactcCACACCGAGTCATTGCTGCTCGTGACCCCATCGGTATCACCACATTGTACCAGGGTGCTTCCTACAAGTACCCTGGCGCAATCTACTTTTCCtccgagctcaaggctaTCCACGAAGAATGCGACCGCATCCGTTCCTTCCCTCCCGGCCACTTTTACGACTCGTCCCTGCCCGAAGGAAAAGAGACTGTTCGCTACTACACGCCCAGCTGGCTcgacggcgatgctgagGGTGCCACAATCCCCACCAACCCCACCGATCTCAAGCAGATCCGTGAGGCGCTCGAAAAGGCTGTCCGCAAGCGTCTCATGTCCGAAGTGCCTTATGGTGTGCTTTTGTCAGGTGGTCTCGACTCGTCGCTCATCGCTTCGATCGCAGCGAGAGAGACGGACAAGATGGCCGACCTTCAACGCAAGCAGTGGGAGGAGCGACAGGCTCGACGTTCTCGTGGTCTCACTACGCCAGCTGGCGATGCTAACGGCGCCAAGCTCCCCGTGGGCCTtgacgaggatgccgacAACGAGGTCGAGAACCTCGCCGCATGGCCACGACTCCACTCGTTCTCTATTGGTCTGCCTGGTTCGCCCGACTTGATCGCGGCACGCAAAGCCGCCCAGTTCCTCGGCACTGTGCACCACGAGTACACGTTTACCGTTCAGGAGGGTTTGGACGCCATCGCCGACGTGATTTTCCACCTCGAGACGTACGATGTCACCACGGTGCGTGCGTCGACACCCATGTATCTGCTCTCGcgcaagatcaaggcgaTGGGCGTCAAGATGGTGCTCTCCGGTGAAGGATCCGACGAGATTTTCGGTGGCTACCTCTACTTCCACGCTGCTCCTGATAAGACTTCGTTCCATCAGGAGTGTGTGCGCCGTGTCAAGAACCTGCACACCGCCGACTGTCTTCGTGCCAACAAGAGTACCATGGCTTGGGGACTCGAGGCGCGTGTGCCATTCCTCGACAAGGCGTTCCTGGATGTGGCCATGAACACGGATGCTGCAGACAAGATGTTTAGCAAGGGCTCACTCCAGCAggtggatgctgatggTCGTCCGCGCATGGAAAAGTACATTTTGCGAAAGGCATTTGATGTGATTCCGGACGACATTGAAGCTGGTGGTGACGGAAGTGGCAGTATGCTCTCGGCGTCGGCGCCTCGTAAGCCGTACTTGCCCGAGGACATTCTGTGGCGTCAGAAGGAGCAATTCTCGGATGGTGTGGGTTACTCGTGGATTGACGGCATTAAGGACCATGCCGAAAAGACTGTCTCGGATGAAAAATTCCAGGAACGAGCAAAGAGGTATCCTAACGATACCCCGGATACTAAGGAGGCCTATATGATCCGCGAGATTTTCGAGAGTTGGTTCCCATCCGAGGCGGCAGCTTCCACAGCCGTCCGTTGGATCCCTAGAGCCGATTGGGGCTGTGCCGCCGACCCTTCCGGTCGTGCCGTCAACATCCACGAGTCTGCCTACTCTACCGAGTAATCTTAGTCGGTTTTGCTCGTGCTTTTCTTCTGTATTCTCCCCCCATCTCCTTACAATTCTCACTCTATTGCCGAACCTATCTCAGTACATTCCTCTGTCGACAGGCATTTGGCATTCCCGCTCCAAGCAGATTAGCGTTGCCctcacctccaccgcccatctctctctctctctctctctctctctctctctctctctctctctctctctctctctctcttcctctctcttcctctctctGATCTCATTGGAAACAGCCACAACTGAGCAACTGAGAATTGCGAAAAGCACAAGACCACAAGACCAATGCTGAATAATACGTACAAGCTGAATGCAAACTCGTTGATGTCATCCGCGTCTCAAGCAGCGATGCTTGCATGCATCCTGAGCCTATTTCGACGTGCTCGAATGCTGGCTCTCACCCAAAGCGATCCAGCTAGTGCCCAGCGGAGAATCTGGACCATGATCCCGATCTTCATTCTCAGAAGCGTTGGCAGAGTGATGGTGTATGGCTGGCGGGTAGGGAGCACGGCTGCTTGcgccactgctgctgggcGCGCCTGTCCAGGGTTCACGGTCAAAATTGGTGGGCATGGACGTGGTGGAGCGCACGTCGCTGAGGCCAGCGTTGGACGCCGACAGGTCCGCCTGCGACGATTGCATGGGTCGCGACGATCCAAAGTAAGGACTGTGCGTGTTAGAGACACCGCTTTCTTCCTCGGCGTACgcgtctgcatcggcatcaTTATCGCCGTATGCCGAGGAAGGCACGCTGCTGGGGATGCCAGAGCCGACTCCAGATGAGCGCTCACTTTCGGGCAGGCTTTGCGCGTCCGAATCTCGGATCTCGTAGATCAGCGGGCTGGGCTTCTTGGAAAGCGAAGCACGAGAGTGAGCAGCGGATGCCGGACCAGGGCCCGGGCCAGCGATGGGCCGCTTGGCTGCGCCGGGTTGTGACTTTGCAGAGTCACCTCGACCGCCAGAGGTCTTGCTCCAATTCCACGGAAGGAAAGCGTGTTCAGCCCTGCCGACGAGACCAGCCCTACGCAGGGCGAGTTGCCTGCTCAAGGCAAGCGCAAAATCGACGATGCCTGTGGGCACAATGGCGAGCAGTACTTGACTGACAGTGAGCCAGTAAGCAGAGAAGCTGTGTGTTCCGACAGTGTAGCTGGGACGCAGTCTCCGCTTGGTGCTAAGCATGAGGTTGGCCACCTTGTTCAATACAGGAGCTGAAGAGGGGGATTTGTGATGCCATAAGGAACCCACCAACGACGATGGTGACCGGCCAAAACTGGGGCGCGACGGCGACTTGAGTGAGGTATttgcgcttggcgagctggtcgTGGCTTCGTTGGAGTGGGCGCTTGCAGCCATGGTGGGATCTCCGAGAACCGATCCCGAATTCACCTCGACCATCGTGACACGAACATCTCTCTGCTTGAGGTTGGCGCGAGAGTTTGATGCCTTTCGAgatgtcgagctgctgcccGAGTAGCTACTCATAGCAGAAGGCAGTTTGCTATTACTTGCGGTTTTGGAGTGGAACGAGTCTTCCTCGCATTCACGTCGTAGTGATTGCACACCGGCCGCAGCGCTCTGAGCGATAATCGAGCACATCGCTTGACGGGGCAGAGCAGTGCGCGAAGCTGGGCTTGAGACGAGTGTCACGATCGTAGCCGGGTCCGACTCGGCCGTATGGTCGGCACGATTTGGCAAGGCCTTCAGCATCGGGATCAGTGCACCAAGAACACACAAGCTAGCCACAACATGGCGGTCGAGCAACTCAGAAGAAGGAGAGGGCGCGAGTTTGGTGATGGGTGTACCGAGCAGCGAAGCTGAAGCCGAGGTAGACAGACTGCGCGAAAGGCTAGGATCGTCTTCGGGCGCAACAAAGCTGAGCGCGTTCACCACGCCAGCGATGTTGATGTTCTCGCCTGGCCGAGCGTAGGGATCGCCAGCACTGGTGAGCGGGTAACGCAGGCTGAGGGCGGAGGAGAGAGCTCTGACGAAGGGCTGCAACGAGCCGGAAGGATCGTCGGCATCAAAGATGAGCGCTTTGACGTAACCACGAGAGCTTGGTGGAATCAAGTTCTCGAACTGAGCCAGGGCTGCCGAAGAGGAGACGGAAGCAAGCACCACGAAGCCTAGACTAGAGAAGTGCAGGGCGAGTGAGCGACCGAGCGGGGTGTCGGCTCCCAACACGATGACGGCTTCTCTTCGAACACCGTTCTTTAGGCGAACTTGACGTGTACGTCCTCGACCGACTACTTGCTTCTTGCCTAGGTAAGGGAGTGCAATGTAGCCGCCCTGGTATGCATAGCTAGTGCCCAaaccgacgacgagaagaCCGCCGGCGAGGCCGAGGGCCGTGCGATGGGTTCGCGCCCAGGCTTGAACCAGCTGCAGGTTGGTaggaggcggaggcggtGGCACGAGTGGAGGTGCGGGAACGGGCGATACGAGCTCGGTGACTTTGCCGGTGAAGCTGTCCAAGGAGGGGAGTGAGGGAAGATCCGGGATGGGAGGGCCATACTTGTTGAGCTGTTCGTAGAGGATTTGATAGTACTCTTGCACAGAAACGGAGACCTTGTGCGGCAGCTCTTGCAAGTTGCGAGGTAGATTGTCCTCGATGAAATTCTCGAGGTCGGTCAAAGACGGCATGGTGGGGACTGGCAAACGTCTATCGGCTCGAAGGCACACGAGGGGAACTAAGGCATAGACTAGTTATAACGTTTCGACCTTGCAAACAGACGACGTGTTGGCAGCCGAAGGCGGGGATTGTGAGTGGATAAGTGCTTGCGACAGGATCGCTAAAGCAGACAACGGTGGAAAAGGGCGGATCGAGCACGATGTCAGCCGAAAGTCAACAAGCTAGTGTCGTCCGAGTAGGTTGTGAAGCTCAACTTGGAatgaagacgagctggttTGTTGAGTAACTGGCGGGGGCGGTATGGTTGACGACGTCAGAAAGGGTCGGGGATGTGGTAGCGCTGATGAAGGTGGCAAGTCAAGATAGAGCCCCTGTGCACGCTGCGGCCAAGCagggaatcgtgaatggagcGAGATGaatgattcgtgattatcaCAGGGCTCTCTGGACACGGACACGGATGCTGTGATAAATTAGCGGCAAGTTGGTGACGCGCGCCTAAGTCACTGTACTTGTGCTGTCAGTTTAGCACTCACGGCTGTTAATTCACAAATTGACTGCGCTCTTGTCTGTGTCGGGCGAGCTAAGTTAAGTCAAATTTCATCAAGTTACACGGTGAgtgatccgtgatccaAAAAGTGGCAAGATCAAGGGTCCCTGCATCACGCAAGCAACGCTTTTTGTTGGTTTCCTCAGCCCAAGATAAGTCGCGAGTGAGGCGAAacgtgagtcgtgagtctgaACCCTTgatcagtcgtgagttgatCGTGACATGGTCTGGGCACTTTATCCGAGGTATAGCGTAGAGCCACACCCACAGACTCACCACTTGTGGGTAGCCTCTCGGCACGCTTTCGAGCAAGGTCGGCAGCCATCACACCatccagtcacgagtcctCACCCTCcctcgtcgatcttcaGGATTCGGCGGTCTCCGAATCGTAAATGCTATTCCGCAAAGGCTTGCCAGCTGCTAGTAACATACATTATTGATACAGACGCTCACGCTTTCCCACACTCTCAACTCAAAGTTCGAACGCGTGACTGTGCAAATTCTAACACAAGAGCCGTCTGTCTTatctcactcacgactcgtgactgttcAACTCAGACCTATACACGAAACACACACCCGGTCACAATCCTAGACCGTGGAAAAGGGCAATTGACAGATTCTATTAGGCAAGGCAACTGAAATATTTGACAATGATAAACAGATCGAAACGTGAGCGTGCCATTcagtcgtgattcacgattggcatAAATTTACAATGCGAGACCATCAAAGGTCAGCTGTATTCGTTGTGATGCTCAAAGGCATGCAGCGCTGCCGAAGAGCTTTTGATCTtgatcgaggatcttgaTCGAGAACACGACCGAGGCAGATCACTCATGCTGGTCGAGGAGTGCGACGATCGACCTTCCGAACAAAAGCGTAGCTCGTTTACCACCTCGAATTGCCCACGGCAAACGAGTTGGCTCCCGTGCGTCCTCCACCGCCGTAGCCGCCACGGCCGCGACCGCGCCCGCGACCGCCACGGAAGCCACGTCCACCGCCTCCGCCACCGAAGCGACCCATCTCCTCAATCTCACGAGGGATCTCTTGCTTGGCCTCGCGAAGGATGCCAATCAGCTCTCGCGCCGACTTGGAGTTCTCCGGCGTAAAGTACGTGTACGCCGTACCTGTGCGTCCGGCACGTCCGGTACGGCCAATCTGGTGGACGTAGTCCTCAGTGTTAGTAGGGAAGTCGTAGTTGATGACTGCGAAATCCAATAAGAATCGTAGACAAGAAACGAGTCAGCGAAATCGTGACCGGTGAGCTAACGAGGTAGTCATCGAGCCTCAACTTACCATAAGAAATGTCCTTGACGTCTGAGGGCGACCAATGTTGATTGTAGCGCGCAAAGGACGAGTCGGGAAAagatcagcagcagagcaaaaGACAAAGCCACAATTGCCAACATGGTTGCATGGTTTGCCATCGGTTCAAAGCAATCGTGAGGTTCGTtcgagccaaagccagaCAAGGGCGAAAAAGAAGTTGAAAACGACGTTCGCATTGCATAGAATGAAACGCAAACGCCGTTGTACGTCGACATGATAGAAAGGAAAACAAAAAGATGACAATCGCATCCGAAAGTTAGCAATCAAGCCTGCAGGGCTAAAGGTGAAGTCCACCGCGATACAAAAAGAGGATGACCTTGTCATCCCGTACACCTGCACAAACGTCCTGGCTTCCACAGACAATCAAGTCTGTAGTCATGCCAGAACAGCATTGCAAGACAACACAGCCTTTTGAAAGACAATCCTTCAATGGCTACACCCCCAACAATTTCGTGTCGGAAGCTTGCTATGCTACGCTCCTGCGCACGTCCTTCAGTCTCCCGAAACAGTCGTAGTCCTACCCTGTCAACATAGTGTGCAACGGTGACCAGTGATTGAGTATTGCACTCATCACCGCTGACAGCAGATCCTTGTTCGCGCAGAGGTGGCGTTCCTTACTTGACCAAAAAAGAGAAGCTTCATCGAACATGGGTCGAGATCATCGCGACACAAGAACTTGAGTGCGCAGAGCGATAATGCGCAGCATCAGTGACatcagctgctcaacagcaTCTGCGATAGAGTATGCGGCCGTCTCATCCGGTAGCCGAGTAGCTGGCATCTTGCTATGCTGTAAACTAGATGGAGCAGCTGAAACGGGGAGGGAAGAGCAGCGCCTATCATCGCAGACAATGGCATTGGGCGAAACCGAAAACATGACACAAGTCTCCATGAGCACCTATTCATCAGCGGGTATCTTGAGCACCAGACAAAGCCTGAGACACCCGACTCCTTTCCTTTCCATGCGAATTTACAGCGCAGCAACACCTTGAGAAAGCTGAACCGACTTCAGCAGATGTGTAAAGGCATGCAGAGAGACTAGCAGGCGTAGTAACGCAGCCGGCCCCTTCGCTGGAGGAAAGAATCTTGCTGATAATAGTTTGCGAGACGCAATCTTGACGACGAAAAAAGAGCTTCTCTTGATGGTTGCTGGAAGAAACATGAGACGCCAAAATCGGCATGCATTCAAAAAGGAGATGAACGCATAACCTCGCAAACTCCAATGATCAGGAGATGGCGAGGTGATGTCCACAATTACCTCTTTGGCAAGACGTGCAACACTGTTGAGTGTTTTGACATGCCGATGAACCTAGCGAAGGGCACCTGATTTGGACCGTACGACAGCGTGTTGTCGACTGGGAATATTGCAATGCGGAGAAGAAAGAGGAATGGGGTGGTCGAAGAGTCACACGATCGTAAAGATCGCTCGCGTGACTCTATCAAAGGTCTCGAACCAGAGGCCACCAGATCATCTCGCAAGGCGGGGACGAAAGAAGGAAGGTGGAGTGCGGAAAAGCATCGGGAGTACAGACGTGGGAAAAGGGCTGGGGAATGGGAGAGATGAGAGTGGAGGGAGAGGAGGAAACAGAGAAAATCAAACTTACCGAGACCTCGAGATGCTACAGCGGTAGCAACCATAATGGGGCTGCGACCCGATTTGAACTCGGCGAGTACCCAATCACGTtcttgttgctgcttgTCACCGTGGATGGCAAGGGCGGGCCAGCCGTCCTGACGAAGGAACTTGGTCAGGTCATCAGCAACACGCTTGGTGCTAGTAAAGATGATGACCTTGCCGTTCTCGGCCGAGATGGTCTCCAGGTGACCAATGAGCTTGCCCTTCTTTTCGAATTCGGTGCAGACCTCGATGATCTGCTTAACGTTGTGGTTGGCGGCAAGCTCGGTGGAGCCGATGTTAACCTGGGCGTAGTTGTTGAGGAAATCGCCCGCAAGACGTTGCACCTCCTTGGGCCAGGTGGCGGAAAACATGAGCGTCTGTCGGTCGGGACGGATCTGCTGCAAAATCTTGCGGATCTGTGGCTCGAAACccatgtcgagcatgcGGTCAGCCTCATCCATGACCAGGTAGGTGACGCGTCGAAGGTTGGTTTTGCCAGCGTCCACCATGTCGATAAGACGACCAGGGGTGGCGATGCAGATCTCGGCGCCACGCTGGAGGTCGCGGATCTGAGGACCCTTGGGGACACCACCGTAGACGGCGCAGGTTCGGAGGCGGCTGGAGCCACCGAAGCGGTTGCACTCCACCTGGATCTGGTTGGCAAGCTCACGAGTGGGAGCAAGAATGAGGGCAATGGGGCCATCGCCAGGCTTGAGGAGCGGCTGAGCGTTGATGTGAACCATGGCGGGGAGCGCAAAGCCAATGGTCTTACCGGAACCAGTCTCAGCGATGGCGACAAGGTCACGACCGCTGAGAGCCATGGGCCAGGCCTGGGACTGAATGGCCGAGGGCTCGCTGAAGCCCATCTTCTTAATTTCGGAGAGAATGTAATCGGGGAAGCCGGCCTCGTCGAACGAAGTGACGGGCTTGGGCACGTTCTGACCTTGAATGGTCATCTGCTTGGAGGCGCGGTACTGTTGGACCTCGCTGTCAGAGCGGTTGGAGACACGGGGGTCCTCGACGTAAAAGTTCTTCTCGAAGGGAACGAGGTTGACAGAGTTCCAGTCGACAGCGCCAAGGTTGCTACCGAGGTTGCTCATGCGGTCGCCGCCGCCGTAGCCACCACCGTATCCACCACCGTATCCGCCACCTCCGTTGCCATACGAACTGCCACCTCCGTATGAGGAGCCACCACCATAACTGCTACCACCGTTGCCGTAGCTGCTAGAGCCACCGCCGTAGCCGCCACGACCACCGCCATAGGAGCCACCGCGACCGGAGCCGCCGCTGTATCCGCCGTAAGACATTTCGTTAAGGTTGTGGAAGGGTGAAGGGGTATTGGAAGGAGGAGATGATGAGATCAGAGATGCTTGCACAGTTGAGCAAGGACGTGTAGTTGTAGAGCTGAGAGAAGGGGAGAAGGGCGCGCTGATGCAACTGACACGCCCACCTGTCGCGAGGTGCTCAGCAGCCTTTTAGAAACAGCAAACAAGGGGCAACGgcaaaaaaaagaaaagggGAAGAAAAAAATGTGACGACTCTAGGGAGGGAAAAATTTCTTACTTGTGGCTGCAGGGTGCTGTCTGCACGTCTCTcctacattcacgatttaacttacgattcgtgattggatcGAAGAAAAACAACTTATTAATTTGTGAGCAGAGAGACGCAAAGCGCCAACGTCCTTTAGAAACGGccaaactcgtgactgctgaGTTGCCCGCAGCGAAGAAAAAAAATCTTTGACGAAACACAGGCCAATTCGAATTTTTTGTTGAAACACGAAAATGaactgaatcacgagtaAGATCGGATTTTCTCGTACGAAACGTTTGTGGCCCAAAGTTTCGCATGTGCATATTGCTGAAAACATAACACCTAACTTAGTTACCTGCCGAGCTCGTGGCTCATGCATGGCTTTCAGATTTTGGGGGGAGTAACCGCGCCCCATCAAAGCCGAGATACGCGTTACGCAGGATTACAGG comes from Mycosarcoma maydis chromosome 1, whole genome shotgun sequence and encodes:
- a CDS encoding putative asparagine synthase (glutamine-hydrolyzing) 2 — protein: MCGILGCIHHPDAPAYRGKMLNMSRCIRHRGPDWSGCVVTQEEGSKGSILCHERLAIVGISTGAQPLVSTDGKLILAVNGEIYNHRQLRKNLKDQNAEFKTESDCEVILHLYREHGSDFVKMLDGMFSFILLDTTTTPHRVIAARDPIGITTLYQGASYKYPGAIYFSSELKAIHEECDRIRSFPPGHFYDSSLPEGKETVRYYTPSWLDGDAEGATIPTNPTDLKQIREALEKAVRKRLMSEVPYGVLLSGGLDSSLIASIAARETDKMADLQRKQWEERQARRSRGLTTPAGDANGAKLPVGLDEDADNEVENLAAWPRLHSFSIGLPGSPDLIAARKAAQFLGTVHHEYTFTVQEGLDAIADVIFHLETYDVTTVRASTPMYLLSRKIKAMGVKMVLSGEGSDEIFGGYLYFHAAPDKTSFHQECVRRVKNLHTADCLRANKSTMAWGLEARVPFLDKAFLDVAMNTDAADKMFSKGSLQQVDADGRPRMEKYILRKAFDVIPDDIEAGGDGSGSMLSASAPRKPYLPEDILWRQKEQFSDGVGYSWIDGIKDHAEKTVSDEKFQERAKRYPNDTPDTKEAYMIREIFESWFPSEAAASTAVRWIPRADWGCAADPSGRAVNIHESAYSTE
- a CDS encoding putative DEAD-box ATP-dependent RNA helicase DBP2; translation: MSYGGYSGGSGRGGSYGGGRGGYGGGSSSYGNGGSSYGGGSSYGGGSSYGNGGGGYGGGYGGGYGGGDRMSNLGSNLGAVDWNSVNLVPFEKNFYVEDPRVSNRSDSEVQQYRASKQMTIQGQNVPKPVTSFDEAGFPDYILSEIKKMGFSEPSAIQSQAWPMALSGRDLVAIAETGSGKTIGFALPAMVHINAQPLLKPGDGPIALILAPTRELANQIQVECNRFGGSSRLRTCAVYGGVPKGPQIRDLQRGAEICIATPGRLIDMVDAGKTNLRRVTYLVMDEADRMLDMGFEPQIRKILQQIRPDRQTLMFSATWPKEVQRLAGDFLNNYAQVNIGSTELAANHNVKQIIEVCTEFEKKGKLIGHLETISAENGKVIIFTSTKRVADDLTKFLRQDGWPALAIHGDKQQQERDWVLAEFKSGRSPIMVATAVASRGLDVKDISYVINYDFPTNTEDYVHQIGRTGRAGRTGTAYTYFTPENSKSARELIGILREAKQEIPREIEEMGRFGGGGGGRGFRGGRGRGRGRGGYGGGGRTGANSFAVGNSRW